The DNA region GCCGGGCCGGCGGGACTGGCCGCAGCGACCACTGCGGCCGAGCGGGGGCACACCGTCGACCTGTTCGAGGCGGCCGATGTCATCGGCGGACAATTCCAGCTGGCCCGGCGAATCCCGGGCAAGGAAGAGTTCGGCGAGACCATCCGCTACTTCAACCGCCAGCTCGAGGTCACCGGCGTCAGGGTGCACCTGAGCCACCAGCCTGCCGCCGCCGAGCTGGCCGATGCCCACTACGACGAGATCGTCCTGGCCACCGGTGTCTGGCCCCGGATTCCCGATATCGCCGGCATCGACCGGCCTCACGTGCACCGTTACGCCGACGTCATCACCGGCAAGGTGACACCCGGCGCCCGAGTTGCCGTGATCGGCGCCGGCGGGATCGGCGTGGACGTCGCTGAACTGCTGACCTACTCGGGTCACCGACCCCAGCCGCTGGAGGACTGGCTGCGCGAGTGGGGCGTCGGGGATCCGGAGACCTGCGCTGGCGGGCTCACCGCCGCACGTCGTGACGACCCCGCTCGGGAGGTGTATCTGTTGCAGCGCAGTTCTTCGCGCATCGGGGCACGGCTGGGCAAGACCACCGGCTGGGTGCACCGGGCTTCATTGCGGGCGCGTGGGGTTCATCTGATCAGCGGGGTGCGTTACCAGCGCATCGACGACGACGGCGTGCACATCAGCGTCGGTGGGAAGGACCGGCTGTTGGACGTCGACGACGTGGTCATCTGCGCGGGCCAGGTACCGCGGCGGGAGCTGCACGCCCAGTTGGGCGCACAACCAAGGGTCCACCTGGTCGGCGGTGCCGATGCGGCGGCCGAGTTGGATGCCAAGCGCGCCATCGACCAGGCCACCCGGCTTGCCGCGCGGATCTGAGTCAGCAGCTCGGCCCGCACCGCAGGTGAGCCGGCCCCGGGGCCGCGCAGTCCCGGTGTCGCAAACCTGAGCGACACCGTCGGCGCCGGGTTCGACCAGGGGTGACAGTACGGGTGAACGCGAGTTGTCCACTGCGCTCGCTGGTTCGAGGATGGATTCGTGAACATCAGCGATTATGCAGCGTTCCTGCCGACCGGATACACCCGCGACCTCACCGCCCCGGTCTCGACGTGGTGGCCCTGGCGCGGGAACCGCATCCACGTGGCCCGCGCCGAGGTGCCCGACGCCGCCGCCCGGGTGATGGTGATCCACGGCGGCGGCGGATACAGCGGCGCACTGTGGCCGTTCGCCGCGATTGCCGCCGGTGAGGGCGCGGACGTGCTGGCACCGGATCTGCCGCTCTACGGCGACACCGAGGTCACCGACCCGGCCGGGGTGCGCTACGACGACTGGGTCGAGTTGTTGTGCGAGCTCGTCGGCGCCGAGCGTGCTGACGACCCCCGTCCGCTGATCCTGTTCGGCGCAAGCATGGGCGGCATGCTGGCCTACGAAGTGGCAGCGCGAACCGGGCAGGCCGCGGCGGTAGCAGCGACGTGTCTGCTCGACATGTCCGATCCGACCGCGCGGTCCGCGGCCACTCGGTACGCGTGGTTGGGCCGGCCGGCGCCGACGGTGCTCAAGATGGTGGACCCCGTCCTCGGCCGCGTGCGCATCCCCATCCGCTGGATGGTCAAGATGTCGCAGATGAGCACCGACCCTCGGCTGTCCCGGCTGTGCGCCGAGGACCCGCGCGGCGGCGGTGTCAGCGTGCCATTGGGATTTCTGTCCAGCTTCACGGTCTTCGAGCACACCCGCCCGCAGAACTACTCCGGCCCGCCGGTCACCCTGGTCGCTCCCGCTGCCGATGCCTGGACCCCGCCTGAGGTCAGCATCCGCTTCCTGCAACGCATTTCAGCACCGACCGAGCTGGTGATGCTGGAGAACTGCGGCCACTTCCCGATCGAGGAGCCCGGGCTGACGCAACTGCGCGACGCGATGCGCATTCTGCTCAATCGGGTGGCGGCGCCAGCTGACTGACCGTCCGCATCAGCGCGTCGACGTCGAAGCCGTGCCGGGTCATGACGCGGTGCAGTTGCGCGTCGATGGTGTGCACCACCGTGCGTGCGGTCAGCTCTGGGTCACCGCCGCCGCGGTCACACCGTTTGAGGTGAAAGGCCACCTCGTCGCAGAGCCGGTCCTCCAGCGCCTGCACCTGCGCGAGCTGATCAGGGTGCACGGGCACCATGCGGTGCAGCAGCGCATGCAGTCGGGGGCGGTCGCGGTGCATGTCGACGACCGCCTCCAGCAGCGCGCGCATCGTCGCATCGAACGGCGGGGCGTCCTCGCGCAGTCGGCCGAACACTTCGGTGATCCTGTGGTCGGCGTCGCGGACGTGCCGTGCGGCCACCGCCCGCAGCAGCGCAAACTTGTCGGGGAAGTATTGGTAGAGCGTCCCGATCGAGAGTCCGGCCCGGGCGGCGATGCGGTTGGTGGTCGCGGTCATCCCCTCCCGGGAGAACACCTGGGCAGCCGCTTCCAGCAGCGTGTCCACGGTGTCCCGGGACCGGCGTTGGCGCGGAGTTCGTCGGAGCTCGTCGATGGTCCCCAGTGTGCGCGAACATCCAGTGACGCACAACACAGGGTCGGCCTGGCGTAGCGGCGGCCCCGAGGTCCGTCGTGCGTCCGCGGAGGACGTTTTGACCTGCGGCGACGCATGTAGGTAAGCTCGCTCGTTGGCGTGTGCTGGCCCTCGGGCCGGTCGCCTCGGGTCCCCGTCGGTCGCCGAGGCAATTGTGTCGATGCACACGCCTGACCGGCACCCGGGTCACCGGGATACACCCCAGAGATATGAGAGGTATGCGCTGTGCCTACGTACACGCCGAAGGCGGGTGACACCACACGTTCGTGGTATGTCATCGACGCCGCCGACGTGGTGCTCGGCCGGCTCGCCGTAGCAGCTGCCACCCTGCTGCGCGGCAAGCACAAGCCGACATTCACGCCCAATGTCGACGGCGGTGACTTCGTCATCGTCATCAACGCAGACAAGGTCGCCATCGGTGGCGACAAGCTGCAGAAGAAGTTCGCCTACCGCCACTCGGGGTATCCCGGCGGCCTGCGCAAGCGCACCATTGGCGAGCTGATGGACAAGCACCCCGATCGGGTGGTCGAGAAGGCCATCATCGGCATGCTGCCCAAGAACAAGCTGGGCCGGCAGATGCAGAAGAAGCTGCGGGTCTATGCCGGTGCGGAGCACCCGCACACCGCTCAGCAGCCGGTTCCGTACGAGATCAAGCAGGTGGCCCAGTGACTGAAGCCAACGTCGCCGATGTCGACACCGACACCGCGGCTGTCGAGACCGAGCAGACCGACGTGGTCTATGAGGCCGAATCCCGCGAGCCGGTCCTGATCGACCGCCCGATTCAGACCGTCGGCCGCCGCAAGGAGGCCGTCGTGCGGGTGCGCCTGGTGCCCGGTACCGGACAGTTCAACCTCGACGGCCGCACCTTGGAGAACTACTTCCCCAACAAGGTGCACCAGCAGCTGATCAAGGCCCCGCTGGTGACCGTGGACCGGCTCGAACAGTTCGACATCTACGCCCACCTCGACGGTGGCGGCCCTTCGGGTCAGGCCGGCGCACTGCGGTTGGCGATCGCGCGCGCGCTGATCCTGGTGCAGCCCGAAGACCGGCCTGCGCTGAAGAAGGCCGGGTTCCTGACCCGCGACCCGCGTGCCATCGAGCGTAAGAAGTACGGACTGAAGAAGGCCCGCAAGGCGCCTCAGTACAGCAAGCGCTGACCTACGGTCGCACCGCATGACGCCCGGCCTCCGCACCCGCGGATGGCCGGGCGTTCGGCGTTTCCGGCCGTTGTCGGCCTCGTGTGACTCGTCGCACACCGCCGATGTTCGGCCGGCATGGTTACTCCGGACCCGGCCGTGCGCAGGGACGACACTCAGGAAAGCTAATGAGCGGTGCTCGATGCTTGCAGCCCAGGGCGGGCTCGGTGGTTGAATTCGCCGCGCCGGCACGGTCAGCCTGGGATTCGAAGCCCGGGCGTCCATCGTGGCGTCGGCAGGCCGCCTGCCCCCGATGCGAGTCAGTCATCTCGCCTGTTCCGGGCCGGGGCTTCGCGACTGAAAAGGAGCAACATATGAGCGTGCACAACAACCTCGCGAAGAACGCTGCAGCAGGCGCCATCCTCGGTGGAGGTCTGCTGTTCACCGCTGGTCTCGGGATGGCCGGTGCACAGCCGACCGTTCCCGCCCCGGAAGGCTCGGTCGACATCGCCGTCGGCGACGTGACGATCCTGCAGGGCGTACCGTCGGACACCGCGGCGGTGACCGCCGGTGCCCTGTGCGGCACCGCGCCCGAGGACGTCAGCGCGCTGGCCCAACAGGTGACCAGTGAGAACGTCGCCCAGACCGTGTGCGTGGGTCTGCCCGGCGGCGACTTGACCCTGGCCCCGACCGCCAACACCGCCGAAGCCGAGCAGCCGTCAGGCACCGACGGCACCGAGGGCACCGCCGAGGACGAGACCACCTCGCCCGGTACCACCGGATAGTTGATCGCGCTCACCGCCCGTGCCCCCAGGGGGTGCGGGCGGTGAGTCGTTTTCGGGTGTGGTGGGTACTCGTGGCCCCAGAGAGCCGCACAGAGCTGGAGGAAGGAGCCGATCATGGCTGAGTTGACCACGTTGCTCAGGGGCGCCGCCGCGGGGACCGCAGTCGGTGGACTGTTGTTCGCCACCGGCCTCGCGGTGGCCCACGCCCAGCCCGAGCCGCCGCCGACCGCGGGCGACGGCCTGGTGACCGTGCTGGTCGGGGAGGCGGTGGCCCACGACGGTGTATCACCGGAGACCGCGGCATCCGCCGTCGCTGAGGTCTGCGGCGGCGACCCCGCCGAGATCACCGCGCTGGCTCAGACGGTCGACGCCGAGGGTGTGGCGCAGACCGTGTGCACCGGCACCGCCCAGGGCGACGTGCTGATCATCCAGAACACGGTCCGAGAGGCGACCGACGCCCCCGCAGCAGAGTCAGAGGAGTCGGAGGCCCCGTCGATCACCGGTCAGGATGAGAGTGCCGAAGCCCGGCCGGCGGTGCCCGGCGAGGGTGAGGCCGGCGAGGCATTCAATACCGAGGGTTAGCCGACATCACGCCCGCGTATCGATCCGGCGACGGCACGACAGGGTTGATGTCCGGTTAGGTCTGCCGCCCGAAGGTGTGAGAAGTTGTCAGGATGGCTCGACTGTTCGGCACCGACGGGGTGCGCGGGGTCGCCAACCAGGACCTGACCGCCGAGTTGGCGATGGCGTTGGGTACCGCGGCGGCCCAGCGCCTCAGAAGGGCCGGTAACTCCCACCGGCGCGTCGCGGTGATCGGGCGTGATCCGCGCGCCAGCGGAGAGATGCTGGAGGCCGCCGTGCTCGCCGGGGTGACCAGCGAGGGCGTCGACGCACTGCGCGTCGGCGTGCTTCCCACCCCCGCGGTTGCCTATCTCACCCATGCTTATGACGCCGACTTCGGCGTGATGATCTCGGCATCGCACAACCCGATGCCCGACAACGGCATCAAGATCTTCGGTCCCGGCGGGCACAAGCTCGACGACGACACCGAGGACCGGATCGAGGAACTGGTCCACCAGGGTCCCGGTCTCCGCCCGACCGGTGCAGGCATCGGCCGGGTCGTGGCTGCCGAGGACGCGCTGGATCGTTATCTGCGCCACGTCGGCAAGGCCGCCACCACCCGGCTGGACGCGTTGACCGTGGTTGTCGACTGCGCCCATGGCGCCGCCTTCGAGGCGGCACCGCGCGCCTATCGCGCCGCCGGTGCCAACGTGATCCCGATTCACGCCGAACCCAACGGCCTCAACATCAACGCCGGATGCGGTTCCACCCATATGGATGCGCTGCGCGCCGCGGTGGTCTCCTATGGCGCCGACCTGGGCCTGGCCCATGACGGTGACGCCGATCGCTGCCTGGCCGTCGACGCGCACGGACGCGTCATCGACGGCGACGCCATCATGGTGGTGCTCGCGCTGGCGATGCGGGAGTCCGGAGAATTGGTCTCCGACACCCTGGTCGCGACGGTGATGAGCAACATGGGCCTGCACCTGGCGATGCGCGGCGCCGGCATCGAGGTGCGTACCACCGGCGTGGGTGATCGCTACGTGCTCGAAGAGCTTCGCGCCGGCAACTTCGCGCTGGGCGGCGAGCAGTCCGGGCACATCGTGCTGCCCGGCTTCGGCACCACCGGCGACGGAATCGTCACCGGCCTGCGTCTGATGGCCCGGATGGCCCAGACCCGGCGACCGCTGGCCGACCTGGCCGCCCCGATGCAGACCCTTCCGCAGGTTC from Mycobacterium sp. SMC-4 includes:
- the rplM gene encoding 50S ribosomal protein L13; the protein is MPTYTPKAGDTTRSWYVIDAADVVLGRLAVAAATLLRGKHKPTFTPNVDGGDFVIVINADKVAIGGDKLQKKFAYRHSGYPGGLRKRTIGELMDKHPDRVVEKAIIGMLPKNKLGRQMQKKLRVYAGAEHPHTAQQPVPYEIKQVAQ
- a CDS encoding TetR/AcrR family transcriptional regulator, translated to MDTLLEAAAQVFSREGMTATTNRIAARAGLSIGTLYQYFPDKFALLRAVAARHVRDADHRITEVFGRLREDAPPFDATMRALLEAVVDMHRDRPRLHALLHRMVPVHPDQLAQVQALEDRLCDEVAFHLKRCDRGGGDPELTARTVVHTIDAQLHRVMTRHGFDVDALMRTVSQLAPPPD
- the rpsI gene encoding 30S ribosomal protein S9; translated protein: MVYEAESREPVLIDRPIQTVGRRKEAVVRVRLVPGTGQFNLDGRTLENYFPNKVHQQLIKAPLVTVDRLEQFDIYAHLDGGGPSGQAGALRLAIARALILVQPEDRPALKKAGFLTRDPRAIERKKYGLKKARKAPQYSKR
- a CDS encoding alpha/beta hydrolase, which translates into the protein MNISDYAAFLPTGYTRDLTAPVSTWWPWRGNRIHVARAEVPDAAARVMVIHGGGGYSGALWPFAAIAAGEGADVLAPDLPLYGDTEVTDPAGVRYDDWVELLCELVGAERADDPRPLILFGASMGGMLAYEVAARTGQAAAVAATCLLDMSDPTARSAATRYAWLGRPAPTVLKMVDPVLGRVRIPIRWMVKMSQMSTDPRLSRLCAEDPRGGGVSVPLGFLSSFTVFEHTRPQNYSGPPVTLVAPAADAWTPPEVSIRFLQRISAPTELVMLENCGHFPIEEPGLTQLRDAMRILLNRVAAPAD
- the glmM gene encoding phosphoglucosamine mutase — its product is MARLFGTDGVRGVANQDLTAELAMALGTAAAQRLRRAGNSHRRVAVIGRDPRASGEMLEAAVLAGVTSEGVDALRVGVLPTPAVAYLTHAYDADFGVMISASHNPMPDNGIKIFGPGGHKLDDDTEDRIEELVHQGPGLRPTGAGIGRVVAAEDALDRYLRHVGKAATTRLDALTVVVDCAHGAAFEAAPRAYRAAGANVIPIHAEPNGLNINAGCGSTHMDALRAAVVSYGADLGLAHDGDADRCLAVDAHGRVIDGDAIMVVLALAMRESGELVSDTLVATVMSNMGLHLAMRGAGIEVRTTGVGDRYVLEELRAGNFALGGEQSGHIVLPGFGTTGDGIVTGLRLMARMAQTRRPLADLAAPMQTLPQVLINVEVADKATVADAPSVRDAVAAVEAELGDTGRILLRPSGTEQVVRVMVEAADEDTARQMAVRVAESVSAEG